The uncultured Desulfovibrio sp. DNA window CTGGCCGGGCTGTGAACGCATCGTTCCCGGCATTGACTTTCTCAAGGCCATCAACCGCGGGGAACATCCTGCCGTGCCGGAACGTGTCATTATCATTGGTTGCGGCAACGCGGGCATGGATGCCGCGGCCGGCGCCTATGCCATGGGCGCACGGGAAGTCACCTGCGTGGACGTGCAGAAGCCCGCGGCCTTTGCCGCGGAAATGGACCACATCCGCAGCCTAGGCGGACGCCTGCTCTGGCCGGTCAGGACCACTGCCGTTACGGAAAAGGGTCTTGTGACCGACGATGGCACGCTCATCGAAGGAGATATGGTCATCATCACCGTGGGCGAAAGCCCGGATACCTCCTTCCTGCCTGACGATGCTCCCCGCTTCCGCGACTGGCTCAAGCCGGCGGCCGACGGGCGCATCATGGAAGGGGTCTATGCCGTGGGGGACGTGGTGCGTCCCGGCCTGCTGGTGCAGGCCATCGGTTCCGGGGCTGACGTGGCCCAGCATGTGGATGCCTATCTGCGGCAGGAAGAAGAGCCGGCTGCCGCGCCCCGCACGCGCCAGCCGCTGCAGGGGCTGCACCTGGAAGCCTTTGCCCCCTTCCGGCATGAAGATCTGCCCGCGGCGCGGCAGGACGCTCTCCGCTGCATCAGCTGCGGCACGTGCCGGGATTGCAGCATGTGCCTGCATGCCTGTCCGGAAGGCGCCATCAGCCGCACAGAAGAAAATGGTCAGATTGTCTACGCCTCCGATCCGCAACGCTGTATCGGCTGCGGCATCTGCGCCGGCGTCTGCCCCTGCGGTATCTGGTATATGACAGACAATACGCCCTACCCGGCGCCGGGAGAACAGGGCTAACCGCCCCCGCTCCCGTATGCTCCTCCTTCAGCCCCTGCGTGCAGGGGCTTTTTTTGTGGCCGCGTCCCTCCGTCCCGCTGGTGGCGCCAGTCACCTCTGTCCTCCCCAAAAGAGCTTTCTCTACCCGACGTGCCCCGCACGGCAACGTGCGCTCAGGCGTGCAGCGTGCCCATGCCGGGGCTGGCAGCGGAGAACGCGGTCCTTCGGGCATGTTGGGGCGGGCGCATGCCCTGCGGGGGCCGTGCAGCGCCCTTTGCAAGACAATGACGTGCGGTACCGCCTGTCCACAAAAGGCGCCGCTTCTGTTTTACGCACGTCACCATATGCAAAAAGCCCCCGCAGCAGCGGGGGCTTTTGTACAGCGGGAAAAGCGGACAGCCTTACTTGCAGAAGGGCTGCTTTTCAAAGTCTTCCAGCGCCTTGCTCACGACCTTGGCAAGACCGATAAGGGCAATAAGGTTGGGGAAGGCCATAAGACCATTGAACAGGTCTGCCAGTTCCCACACCAGATTCACCTTGAGCAGCGCCCCCATGACGATGAAGATCATGACCACGAAGCGGTACGGCGTCACCGCCCTGGTGCCAAAGAGATACTTGACGTTCTGCTCGGCAAAGAAGTACCAGCCCACAATGGTGGAGAAGGCAAAGAACAGCAGGCAGATGGCCACGAACTTGACGCCAAAGCTGCCAAGACCGGAGGCAAAGGCCTTCTGAGTCAGGGCAATGCCCGTGGTCTGTCCATCGATGGAGCCGGTGACAAAGATGACCATGGCGGTCATGTTCAGCACGATGAAGGTATCGATGAACACGCTGACAATACCCATAAGGCCCTGCTGGGCGGGGAACTGCACCTTGGCCACAGCATGGGCATGGGGGGTGGAACCCATACCGGCTTCGTTGGAGAACAGGCCGCGGGCCACACCGTAGCGGATGGCTTCCTTGACACTGGCGCCGATGATGCCGCCCGTGGCCGCCGCAGGATCAAAGGCCCCCACAAAGATCATCTTGAAGGCCGGAATAATCTGGTCGGCAAAGCTGATGACCACCACCAGGCCGCCCACCACATAGAGCAGGGCCATGAGCGGTACGATCTTTTCCGTCACAGAAGCGATGCGGCCAATGCCGCCAAAGAAGACAAAGGCGCCACAGGCGGCAATGATCACGCCCATGAGCAGCGGCGGTACATCAAAGGCCGTGTTGAAGGCATCCGCAATGGAATTGGACTGCACCATATTGCCGATGCAGCCCAGGGCAATGATGATGGATACCGAGAAGAAGACCGCCAGCTTGTGGCTGCCGAGACCCTGGGAGATATAGTAGGCCGGGCCGCCGGTAATGTGGCCGGCATCGTCCCGGGTGCGGTAAATCTGGGCCAGAACGGCTTCGGCAAAAATGGTGGCCATACCGAAGAAGGCGGCAAGCCACATCCAGAAGATGGCGCCCGGTCCCCCCATGGCAATGGCCGTGGCCGCACCGGCCAGGTTACCCGTGCCCACCTGTGCGGCAATGGCCGTAGCCACGGACTGGAAGGAACTCATGCCATGCTTGTCGGCGCGTTCCCCCCGCAGAGAAAGCCCGCCGAACAGCATGCGCACGGCCATGCCGAAACGACGGATCTGAACGAATCTCAGCCGGATGGTAAAATAGATACCCACACCGCACAGCAGCGGTATCAGGCAGTACATACCCCACACAAAGCTGTTGATGTTGGCAACAAATTTGGTCAGTTCTTCCATTGTATCCCCCTAGAAACCACTCGCGCACCGGCTTTTCGGCAAGAGAACCCTGTGCTCATCCGTCGTCTGGCAGGATGCGGCGAAAATGCTTCCGGCAGCCACACTATCTTCCCGTCCGTGCACCGCACAGCGCCCGGAACGGGACATATCCCCTATGGTTGTCAGAAATTTATTTGTACGTTTTTCCTAGTAAACCGTATCACGGAAAAAGTCTACGGGGTAAAGGGGTTGAGAAATATTTCTCTGCCGTACTGTCTGGTCGCGGACGTTGCGCCGGATGCGCCGGCGCTCCCCGCTACCTGGAAAAACAAAGGGGCATGCACCCACATGGCACATGCCCCTTTGCCGCAAAACAACAGCGCTGGCGAACGACTTAGACTTCGCGCCGGCGTTCGTCCTCGTCACGATACAGCTTGTACACCACCGAATCCGCCAGCGCCTGCCAGCTGGCCTCAATGATGTCATGCGAAACGCCCACCGTCACCCAGGTGCGCTTGGCATCCCCGGATTCGATGAGCACGCGCACCACAGAGGCCGTGCCCCCGGCGCTGTCTGCCGTCAGCACGCGCACCTTGAAGTCCAGAAGACGCATTTCTTCCAGACGGGGATAAAAGGGCAGCAGCGCCTTGCGCAGGGCAATATCCAGCGCATTGACCGGGCCATTGCCCGTGGCGGCGCGATGCTCCACCGAGCCTTCCACTTCCACCATGACGGTGGCCTCATCCATGTTCTGTTCAACATTGGCGCCGCGCAGGGAACTGACGTGGTAGCGGACCAGGCGGAAGAAATCCCGCACCCCGCGTCGGGCCAGCTTGCGCAGGATGAGCAGCTCCACGCTGGCTTCCGCCGTGGCATAGTCATAGCCCAGGCTGGTACGTTTTTTCAGCTCGTTGAACAGGCCCTTGACCACCGGTTCGTCCTTGTCCAGATGGAAGCCGAAGCGCTTGGCCATGGACACGATATTGCTGCGTCCGGCCAGCTCCGTAATGAGAATGCGCTGATGGTTGCCCACACTTTCCGGCTGGATATGCTCATACAGCGAGGAGCAGCGGTTGACCGCGCTGGCATGCACCCCGCCCTTGTGCGCAAAGGCAGAACGCCCCACAAAGGGCTGCCGGCGGAAGGGCTTGAGATTGGCCACCTCGTAAAACCAGGCGGACAGGGCGCACAGCTGGGTCAGGCGTTCATCGGCCGGTTCGGGCAGGCAGCGCAGGCCGCTCTTGAGCTGTAGAACCGGGATGATGGAACACAGGTTGGCATTGCCACAGCGTTCGCCCACGCCATTGAGCGTTCCCTGCACCATTTCCGCCCCGGCCTGCACGGCTGCCAGCGTATTGGCCACGGCCATTTCGCAGTCATTGTGTGCATGGATGCCCAGGCGGACATCCGGCAGCGCCGCATGCAGTGCCGTAACAATGCTGTGTACTTCCTGGGGCAGCGTGCCGCCATTGGTATCGCACAGGGTGCTCACCAGGGCGCCGGCCTCGTGCGCCGTACGAATGATGGCCGTGGCGTAGTCGGGATTGCGCTTGTAGCCGTCAAAGAAATGTTCCGCATCAAAGTGGACTTCGGGCATGAACTTGCAGAGATAGGCAATGGAATCCCTGATGATTTCCAGGTTCCTCTCCGGCGAGACATTGAGCGCCTCACGGGCATGCCGCTCACAGGATTTGCCGAAAAGTGTCGCCACCGTTACCCCGGAATGAATCAGCGCATTGAGGTTGGCGTCGGTTTCCGGCGTTCTGTTGGGATGATGCGTGCTGCCAAAGGCGGTAATACGGGAGGTTTTCAGGTGATAGCTGGCAATCTCCCGGAAAAATTCCTCATCCACCGGATTGGACCCCGGCCAGCCTCCCTCGATATAGGCAATGCCGAATTCGTCCAGGCGCAGTGCAATCTTGATCTTGTCAGCCGTGGAGAGGCTGACATCCTCTGCCTGTGTGCCGTCCCGGAGCGTCGTATCGTAGAGTATGATGTCTCGTGCCATGCTGCCCTGTTTCCCCATGGGTTTCGGCTGGCAGTGTGCGCAACCTGCGCACAAGCAACGTCCGCCACCCGGCGCCAGCCTTCTGCCGGTGGCGGAACGCTTTTCTTTTTTTCACGGTCAGCCCGCCTGGTCAAGACCTGTGCCCGGCCGCGGCGCTGCCAATGAAAAAGGGGTCACGCTTTCGCATGACCCCTGAATTCTCTGGTCGGGATGGCGCGATTTGAACGCGCGGCCTCAGCGTCCCGAACGCTGCGCTCTAGCCAAACTGAGCCACATCCCGTTGCGAAGAAGACAGTATACCAGCTGCCGGCGACAGGCAAGCACTTTTTTGCTTCTTCAGGACTTTTTCTCGTCGGCGTCATGGCGCGCGGCAGAGCTGCCGGCGTCCGCCGCCCGTTCCAGGGCACGGCGCACCTGACGGCACATGCCCATGAGGGCATCATATTCGTGCCGCCGCAGGCGGGCACGCCCCAGCAGACGGCGCCAGGGCATGAGAAAATACTCGGGATTATCGCCGTGCAGATAATCGATGCGCAGCAGCATGTCGCGCAGGGAAGCCATGAGGCGTTCCTGATCTTCGGCCGAGGCCAGCTGCCCCTGGCTGCCATCTTCCCGGGGCCGTGCCGCATGCTCCTGCCGCCGCACAGCCGAGGCGCATTCATAAAGCAGAAGCAGTACAGCCTGCGCCAGATTGAGGGAGCTGGCCTCCTGCGCCGTGGGAATGGTCACCAGACGGTGACAGTGGGTAATGGCCGCATTGTCCAGCCCTCTGTCTTCCGGGCCGAACACCAGGCTCACCCGCCCCCCTGCCGCCAGGCAGGCCGCCACCTCGCGGGCGCAGTCCTCCGGCGTGAGCATGGCCTGCCGCCAGCCGCCCCGCCGGGCCGTTGTGCCCACCACCAGCGCGGCCTGCGCCACGGCATCTTCCACGCTGGGGCATACGCTGATGCTGTCCAGCAGGGGCTGGCCCTTGGGCGTGGCCAGAGGTTCGGCCTTCTGGCGAATCCAGCGCTCCGGCGTCACCAGCGTAATGTGGTCGCAGCCCATGTTGGCACAGGCCCTGGCCGCCATGCCGATGTTTTCCGGAAAGCGGGTATTGACCAGCACCACATCCAATCCCTGCAAGATAGCCATGCGTTCCCCGAAATGCACCGGCGCACACGCCGGCACAGCGATCTGTCATTTGGAAAGGCGGGAGTCGTTTCCCGCCAGCATGAGGAGAGCGTCCCCCCCTCCTCCGTCATCCACGGGTCAGCAGAAGAACTGCCCCAGCCACAGCACCAGCTGTTCCGGACCAGGCGGTACAGGCAGGCCGTCGGGGCGCACAGGCAGCACATCGGGGCAGATGCGTCGTGCCGTCAGGGCCACGATGGCGCCCCCCACACCGCATTTGCAGACCGTTCCCAGAAAGCGGCCCATCATGGTGCCAAAGGCTGCGTCCAGAGCGTCCTGCAGCGGACGCCCGCGCAGGAATTCCACCAGAAAGCAGCCCAGCCAGGCACCCAGCAGCGCCCCCAGCAGCGCCCCCAGGCCGAAAAAGAGCGGCGCAAGCAGGATGGCCCCGGCAAAGGCCCCGATCATACCGGCCAGGGTGCCTCCCCGTGTGGAGCCGTGCCGCCGGGCATTGATGACCTGCACCCCCATTTCCAGCGCTTCCCCCAGCAGGGCCAGACCAATGGCCATGGCCCAGAACCAGATGTCAAGATCGCCTGCCTGCGGATGCAGGAACTGCCACAGGCCCACCAGCGCCAGAATGAGCCAGTTGGCCGGCAGGCCGGGCAGATTGAGCAGCAGCAGCAGACCCAGCAGGGCCACAAAGGCATAGGCCAGACCTACGGAAAAGAGCGCAAGAAAGGCTTCCATGCCCGCTACTTCTTCTGGCGCAGGTCCTGCACGCGCACGGCCTTGCCGCCATCGGCCGAGGGCAGGCTGTTGCTCTGCACCAGTTCCACCCGCGGCGTCACGAGGATTTCGTCGCGCAGGCGGTTGGCAATGTTCTTTTGCAGGCCCTGCAGGCA harbors:
- the cimA gene encoding citramalate synthase, with product MARDIILYDTTLRDGTQAEDVSLSTADKIKIALRLDEFGIAYIEGGWPGSNPVDEEFFREIASYHLKTSRITAFGSTHHPNRTPETDANLNALIHSGVTVATLFGKSCERHAREALNVSPERNLEIIRDSIAYLCKFMPEVHFDAEHFFDGYKRNPDYATAIIRTAHEAGALVSTLCDTNGGTLPQEVHSIVTALHAALPDVRLGIHAHNDCEMAVANTLAAVQAGAEMVQGTLNGVGERCGNANLCSIIPVLQLKSGLRCLPEPADERLTQLCALSAWFYEVANLKPFRRQPFVGRSAFAHKGGVHASAVNRCSSLYEHIQPESVGNHQRILITELAGRSNIVSMAKRFGFHLDKDEPVVKGLFNELKKRTSLGYDYATAEASVELLILRKLARRGVRDFFRLVRYHVSSLRGANVEQNMDEATVMVEVEGSVEHRAATGNGPVNALDIALRKALLPFYPRLEEMRLLDFKVRVLTADSAGGTASVVRVLIESGDAKRTWVTVGVSHDIIEASWQALADSVVYKLYRDEDERRREV
- a CDS encoding sodium:alanine symporter family protein; its protein translation is MEELTKFVANINSFVWGMYCLIPLLCGVGIYFTIRLRFVQIRRFGMAVRMLFGGLSLRGERADKHGMSSFQSVATAIAAQVGTGNLAGAATAIAMGGPGAIFWMWLAAFFGMATIFAEAVLAQIYRTRDDAGHITGGPAYYISQGLGSHKLAVFFSVSIIIALGCIGNMVQSNSIADAFNTAFDVPPLLMGVIIAACGAFVFFGGIGRIASVTEKIVPLMALLYVVGGLVVVISFADQIIPAFKMIFVGAFDPAAATGGIIGASVKEAIRYGVARGLFSNEAGMGSTPHAHAVAKVQFPAQQGLMGIVSVFIDTFIVLNMTAMVIFVTGSIDGQTTGIALTQKAFASGLGSFGVKFVAICLLFFAFSTIVGWYFFAEQNVKYLFGTRAVTPYRFVVMIFIVMGALLKVNLVWELADLFNGLMAFPNLIALIGLAKVVSKALEDFEKQPFCK
- a CDS encoding RNA methyltransferase, with product MAILQGLDVVLVNTRFPENIGMAARACANMGCDHITLVTPERWIRQKAEPLATPKGQPLLDSISVCPSVEDAVAQAALVVGTTARRGGWRQAMLTPEDCAREVAACLAAGGRVSLVFGPEDRGLDNAAITHCHRLVTIPTAQEASSLNLAQAVLLLLYECASAVRRQEHAARPREDGSQGQLASAEDQERLMASLRDMLLRIDYLHGDNPEYFLMPWRRLLGRARLRRHEYDALMGMCRQVRRALERAADAGSSAARHDADEKKS
- a CDS encoding DUF456 domain-containing protein is translated as MEAFLALFSVGLAYAFVALLGLLLLLNLPGLPANWLILALVGLWQFLHPQAGDLDIWFWAMAIGLALLGEALEMGVQVINARRHGSTRGGTLAGMIGAFAGAILLAPLFFGLGALLGALLGAWLGCFLVEFLRGRPLQDALDAAFGTMMGRFLGTVCKCGVGGAIVALTARRICPDVLPVRPDGLPVPPGPEQLVLWLGQFFC